A section of the Streptomyces sp. SCL15-4 genome encodes:
- a CDS encoding 3-hydroxybutyryl-CoA dehydrogenase: MAAPLSDTPLSPSSPLKKVAVVGLGTMGTGIAEVLAKAGREVIGIDVAEDRAARALAALEAATARAVERGRLTGTERAEALARVRTATDLGAAADADLVIEVVPESYEIKQRVLCELDGIVRPDTILATGTNALSVTRLAAGSARPERVLGLHFFNPAPAMKLVEVVSSVLTGPEAVAAVTDLAIELGKEPVAVGDRPGFVADGLLFGYLNQAAAMYEAKYASREDIDAAMRLGCGLPMGPLALLDLIGVDTARTVLDAMYAESRDRLHAPAPILKQLSEAGLTGRKAGRGFYTYAAPGSATVVPDALTPAAGDARAAGRPVRSVGVAGSGTMASGIAEVFAKAGYDVVLAARGEEKARAAKARIGTSLARSVAKGRLTAEAAAETLERIVPAGSYDAFAEVDLAVEAVAEDLDVKRQLFAALDKVCKPGAVLATTTSSLPVVACARATSRPEDVIGMHFFNPAPAMKLVEVVRTVLTADDVHATVREVCGRIRKHAVDCGDRAGFIVNALLFPYLNNAVKMVQDHYATLDDIDAAMKLGGGYPMGPFELLDVVGLDVSLAIEKVLHREFRDPGLAPAPLLEHLVAAGCLGRKTGRGFREYARR, from the coding sequence ATGGCCGCTCCCCTGTCCGACACCCCTCTGTCCCCCTCCTCCCCGCTGAAGAAGGTCGCCGTCGTCGGTCTCGGCACCATGGGCACCGGTATCGCCGAGGTCCTGGCGAAGGCCGGCCGCGAGGTGATCGGCATCGACGTCGCCGAGGACCGCGCCGCCCGGGCGCTCGCCGCTCTGGAGGCCGCCACCGCCCGCGCCGTGGAGCGCGGCCGGCTCACCGGGACGGAGCGCGCCGAGGCGCTGGCCCGGGTGCGCACCGCCACCGACCTCGGCGCGGCGGCCGACGCGGACCTCGTCATCGAGGTGGTCCCGGAGTCGTACGAGATCAAGCAGCGGGTCCTGTGCGAGCTGGACGGCATCGTCCGCCCGGACACCATCCTCGCGACCGGCACCAACGCGCTGTCGGTGACCCGGCTCGCGGCCGGCTCGGCCCGCCCCGAGCGCGTGCTCGGCCTGCACTTCTTCAACCCGGCGCCGGCCATGAAGCTGGTCGAGGTCGTCTCCTCGGTGCTCACCGGGCCCGAGGCCGTCGCCGCCGTCACCGACCTCGCGATCGAGCTGGGCAAGGAGCCGGTCGCGGTCGGCGACCGGCCCGGATTCGTCGCGGACGGGCTGCTGTTCGGCTATCTGAACCAGGCGGCGGCGATGTACGAGGCGAAGTACGCCTCCCGCGAGGACATCGACGCGGCCATGCGGCTCGGCTGCGGTCTGCCGATGGGCCCGCTCGCCCTGCTGGACCTGATCGGCGTGGACACCGCGCGGACGGTCCTGGACGCCATGTACGCCGAGTCCCGGGACCGGCTGCACGCGCCCGCGCCGATCCTCAAGCAGCTCAGCGAGGCGGGCCTGACCGGCCGCAAGGCCGGGCGCGGCTTCTACACCTATGCCGCGCCGGGCAGCGCGACGGTCGTGCCGGACGCGCTCACACCGGCGGCCGGGGACGCCCGGGCCGCGGGCCGGCCGGTGCGCTCCGTCGGCGTCGCCGGCTCGGGCACCATGGCCTCCGGCATCGCCGAGGTCTTCGCCAAGGCCGGTTACGACGTGGTCCTCGCCGCCCGCGGCGAGGAGAAGGCGCGGGCGGCCAAGGCCCGCATCGGCACGTCCCTGGCCCGCTCCGTCGCCAAGGGCCGGCTGACCGCCGAGGCCGCCGCCGAGACCCTTGAGCGGATCGTCCCGGCGGGCTCCTACGACGCCTTCGCCGAGGTGGACCTGGCGGTGGAGGCGGTCGCGGAGGACCTGGACGTCAAGCGGCAGCTGTTCGCGGCGCTGGACAAGGTGTGCAAGCCGGGCGCGGTCCTGGCCACCACCACCTCCTCGCTGCCCGTGGTCGCCTGTGCCCGCGCCACCTCGCGCCCCGAGGACGTGATCGGCATGCACTTCTTCAACCCGGCGCCGGCCATGAAGCTGGTCGAGGTGGTCCGCACGGTGCTGACGGCCGACGACGTGCACGCGACGGTGCGCGAGGTCTGCGGGCGGATCAGGAAGCACGCGGTGGACTGCGGCGACCGGGCGGGGTTCATCGTCAACGCGCTGCTCTTCCCGTATCTCAACAACGCGGTCAAGATGGTGCAGGACCACTACGCCACGCTGGACGACATCGACGCGGCGATGAAGCTGGGCGGCGGCTACCCGATGGGCCCGTTCGAACTGCTGGACGTGGTGGGCCTGGACGTCTCGCTGGCCATCGAGAAGGTGCTGCACCGCGAGTTCCGCGACCCCGGCCTCGCCCCGGCGCCGCTGCTGGAGCATCTGGTGGCCGCGGGCTGCCTCGGCCGCAAGACCGGCCGCGGCTTCCGCGAGTATGCCCGCCGCTGA
- a CDS encoding SRPBCC family protein produces MAQVEATTERVVAADAEKVFDALADYRGTRQRLLPEQFSEYEVREGGDGEGTLVHWKLQATSKRVRDCLLEVSEPTDGELVEKDRNSSMVTTWRVTPAGEGRSRVVVTTTWQGAGGIGGFFERTFAPKGLGRIYDALLANLAAEVEK; encoded by the coding sequence ATGGCGCAGGTCGAAGCCACTACGGAGCGGGTCGTCGCGGCGGACGCGGAGAAGGTGTTCGACGCGCTCGCCGACTACCGCGGCACCCGGCAGCGGCTGCTGCCCGAGCAGTTCAGCGAGTACGAGGTGCGCGAGGGCGGTGACGGCGAGGGCACCCTCGTCCACTGGAAGCTCCAGGCCACCAGCAAGCGGGTGCGCGACTGCCTGCTCGAGGTGAGCGAGCCCACCGACGGCGAGCTGGTCGAGAAGGACCGCAACTCCTCCATGGTCACCACCTGGCGCGTCACCCCGGCCGGCGAGGGCCGCTCCCGCGTGGTCGTCACCACCACCTGGCAGGGCGCCGGCGGCATCGGCGGCTTCTTCGAGCGCACCTTCGCTCCCAAGGGCCTCGGCCGGATCTACGACGCCCTGCTCGCCAACCTCGCCGCCGAGGTCGAGAAGTAG
- a CDS encoding adenylosuccinate lyase — protein sequence MDEEVRSLTERLRQESGGSAAFDRLLATEDRDGLAEVLTAPGQPLWARELAAFRLGRAGDRRAFEALVLLLNHRDPPRCASAAHALARLGDPRTARAAAALATNELRVAYALYPVRLLTALRAPESVPALITTLERRLRPHDPYRRVALACVEGLGALGDDRARRVLNEALAHPALAEAAVRALARLPQQQPT from the coding sequence GTGGACGAAGAGGTGCGCTCGCTCACGGAACGCTTACGGCAGGAGTCGGGCGGCTCGGCCGCGTTCGACCGCCTGCTCGCCACCGAAGACCGCGACGGACTCGCCGAGGTGCTCACCGCGCCGGGACAGCCGCTGTGGGCCAGGGAACTGGCCGCGTTCCGCCTCGGCCGCGCGGGCGACCGGCGGGCTTTCGAGGCCCTGGTGCTGCTGCTCAACCACCGCGACCCGCCGCGTTGCGCCTCCGCCGCGCACGCCCTCGCGCGCCTCGGCGACCCCCGCACCGCCCGGGCCGCCGCCGCCCTCGCCACCAACGAACTGCGCGTCGCCTACGCCCTGTACCCGGTGCGGCTCCTGACCGCCCTGCGCGCCCCGGAGTCCGTACCCGCGCTGATCACCACCCTGGAGCGGCGGCTGCGCCCGCACGACCCCTACCGCCGGGTCGCCCTCGCCTGCGTGGAGGGCCTGGGCGCGCTCGGCGACGACCGCGCCCGGCGGGTGCTGAACGAGGCACTGGCCCACCCCGCGCTCGCGGAGGCGGCGGTGCGCGCGCTGGCCCGGCTCCCGCAGCAGCAGCCCACCTGA
- a CDS encoding Rv2578c family radical SAM protein, whose translation MRWDNLTDDSDHGRAADAALFGADAVTTRTFDAPGFRGITFHEVRARSVLNRVPGASRMPFEWTVNPYRGCSHACVYCFARATHGYLDLDTGIGFDTQIVVKVNAPEVLRRQLGSARWRGEHVAMGTNVDCYQRAEGRYRLMPGIISALTDHANPFSILTKGTLILRDLPLLVRAAEVTDVGVSVSVGFLDGELWRTVEPGTPAPERRLEVVRAFAEHGIGCGVLMAPVIPFLSDDPERLRETVRAIAAAGAVSVTPLVLHLRPGAREWFTAWLGRHHPHLVPRYERLYAEGAYAPRWYQRRITRQVHELAEEYGIGPARSGQSRRIRPAVPAPAPAPADPVQLSLM comes from the coding sequence ATGCGCTGGGACAACCTCACCGACGACAGCGACCACGGCCGGGCCGCCGATGCCGCGCTGTTCGGCGCGGACGCCGTCACGACCCGTACGTTCGACGCGCCCGGGTTCCGCGGGATCACCTTCCACGAGGTGCGGGCGCGCTCGGTGCTCAACCGGGTGCCGGGTGCCTCGCGCATGCCGTTCGAGTGGACGGTCAATCCCTACCGGGGCTGCTCGCACGCGTGCGTGTACTGCTTCGCCCGCGCCACCCACGGCTATCTGGACCTGGACACGGGCATCGGCTTCGACACCCAGATCGTGGTCAAGGTCAACGCCCCGGAGGTGCTGCGCCGCCAGCTCGGCTCGGCCCGCTGGCGGGGCGAGCACGTGGCGATGGGCACGAACGTCGACTGCTACCAGCGCGCCGAGGGCCGCTACCGGCTGATGCCGGGCATCATCTCCGCGCTCACCGACCACGCGAACCCGTTCTCGATCCTCACCAAGGGCACCCTGATCCTGCGCGACCTGCCGCTGCTGGTCCGCGCGGCGGAGGTGACGGACGTGGGCGTCTCGGTCTCCGTCGGCTTCCTGGACGGCGAGCTGTGGCGCACGGTGGAGCCCGGCACGCCCGCGCCCGAGCGCCGGCTGGAGGTCGTGCGCGCCTTCGCGGAGCACGGCATCGGCTGCGGGGTGCTGATGGCGCCGGTGATCCCGTTCCTGAGCGACGACCCGGAGCGGCTGCGGGAGACCGTGCGGGCGATCGCGGCGGCCGGGGCCGTCTCCGTCACCCCGCTGGTGCTGCATCTGCGCCCGGGAGCGCGGGAGTGGTTCACGGCCTGGCTCGGGCGCCACCACCCGCACCTGGTGCCGCGGTACGAGCGGCTGTACGCGGAGGGCGCCTACGCGCCGAGGTGGTACCAGCGCCGGATCACCCGTCAGGTGCACGAGCTGGCCGAGGAGTACGGCATCGGGCCGGCGCGCTCCGGGCAGTCCCGCCGGATCCGCCCGGCCGTACCGGCGCCGGCCCCCGCCCCGGCGGATCCGGTCCAGCTCAGCCTGATGTGA
- the ccrA gene encoding crotonyl-CoA carboxylase/reductase, with translation MKDILDAIQSKDATPADFAALPLPESYRAITVHKDETEMFAGLETRDKDPRKSIHLDEVPVPELGPGEALVAVMASSVNYNSVWTSIFEPLSTFGFLERYGRTNELAKRHDLPYHIIGSDLAGVVLRTGPGVNAWKPGDEVVAHCLSVELESSDGHNDTMLDPEQRIWGFETNFGGLAEIALVKSNQLMPKPAHLSWEEAAAPGLVNSTAYRQLVSRNGAAMKQGDNVLIWGASGGLGSYATQFALAGGANPICVVSSPQKAEICRSMGAEAIIDRNAEGYKFWKDERTQDPKEWKRFGKRIRELTGGEDIDIVFEHPGRETFGASVYVTRKGGTITTCASTSGYLHEYDNRYLWMSLKRIIGSHFANYREAWEANRLIAKGKIHPTLSKVYSLEETGQAAYDVHRNLHQGKVGVLCLAPGEGLGVRDEETRARHIDAINRFRNV, from the coding sequence GTGAAGGACATCCTGGACGCGATCCAGTCGAAGGACGCCACGCCCGCCGACTTCGCCGCCCTGCCGCTCCCCGAGTCGTACCGCGCCATCACCGTCCACAAGGACGAGACGGAGATGTTCGCGGGCCTGGAGACCCGCGACAAGGACCCGCGCAAGTCGATCCACCTGGACGAGGTCCCGGTGCCCGAACTGGGCCCGGGCGAGGCCCTGGTGGCCGTCATGGCCTCCTCGGTGAACTACAACTCGGTGTGGACCTCGATCTTCGAGCCGCTGTCGACGTTCGGCTTCCTGGAGCGCTACGGCCGCACCAACGAGCTGGCCAAGCGGCACGACCTGCCCTACCACATCATCGGCTCCGACCTCGCGGGCGTCGTCCTGCGCACCGGACCGGGCGTCAACGCCTGGAAGCCCGGTGACGAGGTCGTCGCCCACTGCCTGTCCGTGGAGCTGGAGTCCTCCGACGGCCACAACGACACGATGCTCGACCCCGAGCAGCGGATCTGGGGCTTCGAGACCAACTTCGGCGGCCTGGCCGAGATCGCGCTGGTGAAGTCCAACCAGCTGATGCCCAAGCCGGCGCACCTGTCGTGGGAGGAGGCCGCTGCCCCCGGCCTGGTCAACTCCACCGCCTACCGGCAGCTGGTGTCCCGCAACGGCGCGGCGATGAAGCAGGGCGACAACGTCCTGATCTGGGGCGCGAGCGGCGGACTCGGGTCGTACGCCACACAGTTCGCGCTGGCCGGCGGCGCCAACCCCATCTGTGTGGTGTCCTCGCCGCAGAAGGCGGAGATCTGCCGGTCCATGGGCGCCGAGGCGATCATCGACCGCAACGCCGAGGGCTACAAGTTCTGGAAGGACGAGCGCACCCAGGACCCCAAGGAGTGGAAGCGCTTCGGCAAGCGCATCCGCGAACTCACCGGCGGCGAGGACATCGACATCGTCTTCGAGCACCCCGGCCGCGAGACCTTCGGCGCGAGCGTCTACGTCACCCGCAAGGGCGGCACCATCACCACCTGCGCCTCTACCTCGGGCTATCTGCACGAGTACGACAACCGCTACCTGTGGATGTCACTGAAGCGGATCATCGGCTCGCACTTCGCCAACTACCGCGAGGCCTGGGAGGCCAACCGCCTCATCGCCAAGGGCAAGATCCACCCGACCCTGTCCAAGGTGTACTCCTTGGAGGAAACCGGCCAGGCGGCCTACGACGTCCACCGCAACCTGCACCAGGGCAAGGTCGGCGTGCTGTGCCTGGCGCCCGGGGAGGGGCTCGGCGTCCGCGACGAGGAGACGCGCGCGCGGCACATCGACGCCATCAACCGCTTCCGGAACGTCTGA
- a CDS encoding protein meaA: MTERQKDRPWLMRTYAGHSTAEASNELYRRNLAKGQTGLSVAFDLPTQTGYDSDHILARGEVGRVGVPVAHLGDMRRLFQDIPLEQMNTSMTINATAMWLLALYQVVAEEQGADITRLQGTTQNDIVKEYLSRGTHVFPPGPSLRLTTDMIAYTVSHIPKWNPINICSYHLQEAGATPVQEIAYAMSTAIAVLDAVRDSGQVPPERMGDVVARLSFFVNAGVRFVEEMCKMRAFGRIWDEITRERYGIQDPKKRRFRYGVQVNSLGLTEAQPENNVQRIVLEMLAVTLSKDARARAVQLPAWNEALGLPRPWDQQWSLRIQQVLAYESDLLEYDDIFEGSKVIEAKVDELVADARAEIDRIQEMGGALAAVESGYLKSRLVASHAERRARIESGEEKIVGVNIFEGTEPNPLTADLDTAIQTVDPAVEARVVEALRNWRDTRYQPPFNHPRPCKALERLKEAAKGTDNLMEATLECARAGVTTGEWAAALREVFGEYRAPTGVSSAPVAVAAEAGSALAGVRDKVAATARELGVGKLRFLVGKPGLDGHSNGAEQIAVRARDAGFEVVYQGIRLTPEQIVDAALAEDVHAVGLSILSGSHAQLVPDVLRRLRVAGATDIPVIAGGIIPNGDAEQLRDAGVAAVFTPKDFDITGIIGRIVDEIRTANKLDPLEVPA, translated from the coding sequence ATGACAGAGCGTCAGAAGGACCGTCCGTGGCTCATGCGGACGTACGCCGGCCACTCCACGGCCGAGGCGTCCAACGAGCTGTACCGGCGCAATCTCGCCAAGGGCCAGACCGGCCTGTCGGTGGCGTTCGACCTGCCGACCCAGACCGGTTACGACTCCGACCACATCCTCGCCCGCGGCGAGGTCGGCCGGGTGGGCGTGCCCGTCGCGCACCTGGGCGACATGCGCCGGCTGTTCCAGGACATCCCCCTGGAGCAGATGAACACCTCGATGACGATCAACGCCACCGCCATGTGGCTGCTGGCGCTCTACCAGGTCGTCGCCGAGGAGCAGGGCGCGGACATCACCAGGCTCCAGGGCACGACGCAGAACGACATCGTCAAGGAGTACCTGTCCCGGGGGACCCATGTGTTCCCGCCGGGGCCCTCGCTCCGGCTGACGACGGACATGATCGCGTACACGGTCTCCCACATCCCGAAGTGGAACCCGATCAACATCTGCAGCTACCACCTCCAGGAGGCGGGAGCCACGCCGGTGCAGGAGATCGCGTACGCGATGTCCACCGCGATCGCGGTCCTGGACGCCGTGCGCGACTCCGGCCAGGTGCCGCCGGAGCGGATGGGCGACGTGGTCGCGCGGCTGTCCTTCTTCGTGAACGCGGGCGTCCGCTTCGTCGAGGAGATGTGCAAGATGCGGGCGTTCGGCCGCATCTGGGACGAGATCACCCGTGAGCGGTACGGCATCCAGGACCCCAAGAAACGCCGCTTCCGCTACGGCGTCCAGGTCAACTCGCTCGGCCTGACCGAGGCGCAGCCGGAGAACAACGTCCAGCGGATCGTGCTGGAGATGCTCGCGGTGACCCTCTCGAAGGACGCCCGCGCGCGGGCCGTGCAGCTGCCCGCCTGGAACGAGGCCCTGGGCCTGCCCCGGCCCTGGGACCAGCAGTGGAGCCTGCGCATCCAGCAGGTGCTCGCCTACGAGAGCGATCTGCTGGAGTACGACGACATCTTCGAGGGCTCGAAGGTGATCGAGGCCAAGGTGGACGAGCTGGTCGCCGACGCCCGCGCGGAGATCGACCGGATCCAGGAGATGGGCGGCGCGCTGGCCGCCGTGGAGTCCGGCTATCTGAAGTCGCGGCTGGTCGCCTCGCACGCCGAGCGCCGGGCGCGGATCGAGTCCGGCGAGGAGAAGATCGTCGGCGTCAACATCTTCGAGGGCACCGAGCCGAACCCGCTCACGGCCGACCTGGACACCGCGATCCAGACGGTGGACCCGGCGGTCGAGGCCCGTGTCGTCGAGGCCCTGCGGAACTGGCGCGACACCCGCTACCAGCCGCCGTTCAACCACCCCCGGCCGTGCAAGGCGCTGGAGCGGCTGAAGGAGGCCGCCAAGGGCACCGACAACCTGATGGAGGCCACGCTGGAGTGCGCCCGCGCCGGAGTGACGACCGGCGAGTGGGCCGCCGCCCTGCGCGAGGTGTTCGGCGAGTACCGGGCGCCGACCGGGGTCTCCTCCGCGCCGGTCGCGGTCGCCGCCGAGGCCGGTTCGGCGCTCGCCGGGGTGCGCGACAAGGTGGCGGCCACCGCCCGCGAGCTGGGCGTCGGCAAGCTCCGCTTCCTGGTCGGCAAGCCCGGCCTGGACGGGCACTCCAACGGCGCCGAGCAGATCGCCGTGCGCGCCCGGGACGCCGGCTTCGAGGTGGTCTACCAGGGCATCCGGCTCACCCCGGAGCAGATCGTGGACGCGGCCCTCGCCGAGGACGTCCACGCGGTCGGCCTGTCGATCCTGTCCGGCTCGCACGCCCAGCTGGTCCCGGACGTGCTCCGGCGGCTGCGTGTGGCCGGTGCCACAGATATACCCGTGATCGCGGGTGGCATCATCCCGAACGGTGACGCCGAACAGCTCAGGGACGCCGGAGTGGCCGCGGTGTTCACCCCGAAGGACTTCGACATCACCGGGATCATCGGCCGCATCGTGGACGAGATCCGCACAGCGAACAAGCTCGACCCCCTGGAGGTCCCCGCATGA
- a CDS encoding TetR family transcriptional regulator, producing MSQPAKSSRTPATPDAPESAAGSRAAAQRLKMRRELAAAAMELFATKGYEATTVDEIAAAAGVARRTFFRHFRSKEEAIFPDHDDTLVRAEAVLNAAPAHEHPLDTVCRGIKEVMKMYAAAPEISVARYKLTREVPTLREAEIASVARYERLFTRYLLGHFDEHAHADDANDDPLLAEVAASAVVTAHNHVLRRWLRAGGQGDVEAQLDHAFAIVRKTFGTGIGAGRESAPRTPAATAAAHGEVLVTVARTDAPLDEVMRTIEQALKERS from the coding sequence ATGTCCCAGCCCGCCAAGTCCTCACGTACACCAGCTACGCCCGACGCGCCGGAAAGTGCCGCAGGCAGTCGCGCCGCCGCCCAGCGGCTCAAAATGCGCCGGGAACTGGCGGCCGCGGCGATGGAGCTGTTCGCGACCAAGGGGTACGAGGCCACCACCGTCGACGAGATCGCCGCCGCCGCCGGGGTCGCCCGGCGCACCTTCTTCCGCCACTTCCGCTCCAAGGAGGAGGCGATCTTCCCGGACCACGACGACACGCTGGTCCGCGCTGAGGCGGTGCTCAACGCCGCGCCGGCGCACGAGCACCCGCTCGACACCGTGTGCCGCGGCATCAAAGAGGTCATGAAGATGTACGCGGCCGCGCCGGAGATCTCGGTGGCCCGCTACAAGCTGACGCGCGAGGTGCCCACCCTGCGCGAGGCCGAGATCGCCTCCGTGGCCCGTTACGAGCGGCTGTTCACCCGCTACCTGCTCGGCCACTTCGACGAGCACGCGCACGCCGACGACGCCAACGACGACCCGCTGCTGGCCGAGGTCGCCGCCTCGGCCGTGGTCACCGCCCACAACCACGTCCTCAGACGGTGGCTGCGCGCGGGCGGCCAGGGGGACGTGGAGGCGCAGCTCGACCACGCCTTCGCGATCGTCCGCAAGACCTTCGGCACGGGCATCGGGGCCGGCCGCGAGAGCGCCCCGCGCACCCCGGCGGCCACCGCCGCCGCGCACGGCGAGGTGCTGGTGACGGTGGCCCGCACCGACGCCCCCCTCGACGAGGTGATGCGCACCATCGAACAGGCGCTGAAGGAACGGTCGTGA
- a CDS encoding GNAT family N-acetyltransferase yields MDEQRPHIRPMTLADCDRVSEIRVRGWQHAYRGLVPQPHLDRLGVAADAARRRERFARGDGTVVNLVAERDGRVLGWAALGPYRDGEAYTADAELYAIYVDPEHLGGGIGRALLAAAVKRCPAGARLLLWVLKDNAPARRFYERAGFRADGAQEFFEADGVPVPEVRYVRAPAG; encoded by the coding sequence ATGGACGAACAGCGCCCGCACATCCGCCCGATGACCCTCGCCGACTGCGACCGCGTCTCGGAGATCCGCGTCCGGGGCTGGCAGCACGCCTACCGGGGACTGGTGCCGCAGCCGCACCTGGACCGGCTCGGCGTCGCGGCGGACGCCGCGCGGCGGCGGGAGCGGTTCGCGCGCGGCGACGGCACGGTGGTGAACCTGGTCGCCGAGCGGGACGGCCGGGTGCTCGGCTGGGCCGCGCTCGGGCCGTACCGGGACGGGGAGGCGTACACGGCGGACGCCGAGCTGTACGCGATCTACGTCGATCCGGAGCACCTCGGCGGCGGGATCGGGCGGGCGCTGCTGGCCGCGGCGGTGAAGCGGTGCCCGGCCGGCGCGCGTCTGCTGCTGTGGGTGCTGAAGGACAACGCGCCCGCGCGCCGCTTCTACGAACGCGCCGGGTTCCGGGCCGACGGCGCCCAGGAGTTCTTCGAGGCGGACGGCGTGCCCGTGCCCGAGGTGCGGTACGTGCGCGCCCCGGCCGGCTGA
- a CDS encoding alpha/beta hydrolase, translating to MRTRAAALGAAVAVVAGSLTAVPAGAAAAPAPVWTKCATRDSPTLQCASVRVPLDHVDPAGRQITLALSRVPHTARAFEGPLLVNPGGPGGSGLELAGFVASALPESVAARYDVIGFDPRGVGRSTPALTCAPGHFTAPRPDSVPATFALERANLDRARSFAAACGRRYADVLPYMDTVSAARDLDTVRRALGAPRVSYFGYSYGTYLGAVYAKLFPGRVHRLVLDSIVDPSGVWYADNLAQDHAFDDRHRALMAWIARHDAVYGLGTDPARIEDRWYAMRAALAAEPAGGRIGAAELEDTFTPGGYYDGYWPRLAEAFAAYVRRGDTGPLRAAYERLAAVDAGGDNGYSVYTAVQCRDAPWPRDWNRWRADTWAAHAKAPLMAWNNTWYNAPCAFWPTAPLRPVDIAADALPPALLFQATGDAATPYAGGVAVHRLLARSSLVVEQGGGNHGVTLSGNACLDRYLSAYLTDGTVPRGTGPADAVCARTPEPEPLSAKAATASRGSVLHGLLGPRRWRGAAVP from the coding sequence ATGAGAACACGCGCAGCCGCGCTGGGCGCGGCCGTCGCCGTGGTGGCGGGCTCGCTCACCGCCGTTCCCGCCGGAGCGGCCGCCGCCCCGGCGCCCGTCTGGACGAAGTGCGCCACCCGCGACTCCCCCACGCTCCAGTGCGCCTCGGTGCGGGTGCCGCTGGACCACGTCGACCCGGCGGGCCGGCAGATCACGCTCGCCCTGTCCCGCGTCCCGCACACCGCTCGGGCCTTCGAGGGCCCGCTGCTGGTCAATCCCGGCGGCCCCGGCGGCAGCGGCCTGGAGCTGGCCGGGTTCGTCGCCTCGGCGCTGCCGGAGAGCGTGGCGGCCCGCTACGACGTCATCGGCTTCGACCCGCGCGGGGTCGGCCGCAGCACGCCCGCCCTGACCTGCGCGCCCGGCCACTTCACGGCCCCGCGCCCGGACTCCGTCCCGGCCACCTTCGCGCTGGAGCGGGCGAACCTGGACCGCGCGCGCTCGTTCGCCGCGGCCTGCGGCCGCCGGTACGCCGACGTCCTGCCGTACATGGACACCGTCAGCGCGGCCCGGGACCTGGACACCGTCCGCCGCGCCCTCGGCGCGCCGAGGGTCAGCTACTTCGGTTACTCCTACGGCACCTATCTGGGCGCGGTGTACGCGAAGCTGTTCCCCGGGCGGGTGCACCGGCTGGTGCTGGACTCGATCGTCGACCCGTCGGGTGTCTGGTACGCGGACAACCTCGCCCAGGACCACGCCTTCGACGACCGCCACCGTGCCCTGATGGCCTGGATCGCCCGGCACGACGCGGTCTACGGCCTCGGCACGGACCCCGCGCGGATCGAGGACCGCTGGTACGCGATGCGGGCTGCGCTGGCCGCCGAGCCCGCCGGAGGCCGCATCGGCGCGGCGGAACTGGAGGACACCTTCACGCCCGGCGGCTACTACGACGGCTACTGGCCCCGCCTCGCCGAGGCGTTCGCGGCCTACGTCCGCCGAGGGGACACCGGGCCGCTGCGGGCGGCGTACGAAAGGCTCGCCGCCGTGGACGCCGGCGGTGACAACGGCTACAGCGTCTACACGGCGGTGCAGTGCCGTGACGCGCCGTGGCCGCGCGACTGGAACCGGTGGCGGGCGGACACCTGGGCGGCGCACGCCAAGGCGCCCCTGATGGCCTGGAACAACACCTGGTACAACGCGCCGTGCGCGTTCTGGCCGACGGCCCCGCTGCGGCCGGTGGACATCGCTGCGGACGCGCTGCCGCCGGCGCTGCTCTTCCAGGCCACCGGCGACGCGGCCACCCCGTACGCCGGCGGCGTCGCGGTCCACCGGCTGCTGGCCCGCTCCAGCCTGGTGGTCGAGCAGGGCGGCGGCAACCACGGTGTCACGCTGAGCGGCAACGCGTGTCTGGACCGGTATCTGAGCGCGTATCTGACCGACGGCACGGTGCCGCGCGGTACCGGACCGGCCGACGCGGTCTGCGCGAGGACGCCGGAGCCCGAGCCCCTGTCGGCGAAGGCGGCGACGGCCTCGCGCGGCTCGGTCCTGCACGGCCTGCTGGGTCCTCGGCGGTGGCGCGGGGCGGCCGTCCCGTAA